One stretch of Candidatus Methylomirabilota bacterium DNA includes these proteins:
- the gap gene encoding type I glyceraldehyde-3-phosphate dehydrogenase, translating to MGVRVGVNGFGRIGRVFFRAALQAPELEVVAVNDLADAKTLAHLLKYDSVHGILDAEVTHKGEAIFVNGREVRVCSAKDPATLPWGEMGVDIVVESTGVFRDKATTTKHLQAGAKKVVITAPAKDPDITIVLGVNEHKYDPVKHELVSNASCTTNCLATVAKVLLDNFGIKRGFASTVHSYTNDQPIHDFPHKDLRRARAGAVSMIPTTTGAATAVGLVLPELKGKLDGIAIRVPTVNVSVLDLTADLEKPTTAAAVNDAFRAAATGALRGILDATDEQLVSVDFNGNPHSSIVDLQSTAVIDGTMVKVLAWYDNEWGYSNRVKDLIRYMSKSL from the coding sequence ATGGGCGTGCGGGTGGGGGTCAACGGGTTCGGGCGCATCGGTCGGGTGTTCTTTCGCGCGGCGCTCCAGGCGCCGGAGCTCGAGGTGGTGGCGGTCAATGACCTGGCGGACGCCAAGACGCTCGCCCACCTTCTGAAGTACGACTCGGTCCACGGCATCCTCGACGCCGAGGTGACGCACAAGGGCGAGGCGATCTTCGTCAACGGGCGCGAGGTGCGCGTCTGCTCCGCGAAGGATCCGGCGACCTTGCCATGGGGCGAGATGGGCGTGGACATCGTCGTCGAATCCACAGGTGTCTTCCGCGACAAAGCCACGACGACCAAGCACCTGCAGGCGGGCGCCAAGAAGGTCGTGATCACGGCGCCGGCCAAGGACCCCGACATCACCATCGTGCTGGGCGTCAACGAGCACAAGTACGACCCGGTCAAGCACGAGCTCGTCTCCAACGCCTCGTGCACCACCAACTGCCTCGCCACCGTCGCCAAGGTCCTGCTCGACAACTTCGGCATCAAGCGCGGCTTCGCTTCCACCGTGCACTCCTACACCAACGACCAGCCCATCCACGACTTCCCGCACAAGGATCTGCGCCGCGCGCGCGCGGGCGCCGTCAGCATGATCCCGACGACGACGGGCGCCGCGACCGCCGTGGGACTCGTGTTGCCCGAGCTCAAGGGCAAGCTCGACGGGATCGCGATCCGCGTGCCGACCGTCAATGTCTCGGTGCTGGACCTGACCGCTGATCTCGAGAAGCCGACGACGGCGGCGGCGGTCAATGATGCCTTCCGCGCCGCCGCGACGGGCGCGCTGCGCGGGATCCTTGACGCGACGGACGAGCAGCTGGTCTCGGTGGACTTCAACGGGAACCCGCACTCGTCCATCGTGGACCTGCAGTCCACCGCGGTCATCGACGGCACCATGGTCAAGGTCCTCGCCTGGTACGACAACGAGTGGGGCTACTCGAACCGAGTCAAGGACCTCATCCGGTATATGTCGAAGTCACTGTAG
- a CDS encoding ComF family protein: MPRLEHVAPVAPREEAEWRQWVTAALDLVFPPLCPVCDGMLGAGRRDPLCGACWEGFERIAPPWCRCCGAPLGIEGLCGACRGRRPGFAYARAAVLYGGLVREAIHAFKFGGRRGMANPLGDLLAGLGLSALPGAAPDVLVPVPLHPRRARERGYDQALLLARRLERAWSVPVVADALLRAVPTQPQTDLDAAARRRNVRDAFAVRRPELIADRHVVLVDDVLTTGATAGECARSLYRAGAAAVGVLTVARAL; this comes from the coding sequence ATGCCGCGGCTGGAACACGTCGCGCCCGTAGCTCCCCGCGAGGAGGCGGAGTGGCGGCAGTGGGTCACCGCCGCCCTCGACCTCGTCTTCCCTCCGCTCTGCCCGGTCTGCGACGGGATGCTCGGCGCCGGCCGGCGCGACCCGCTCTGCGGCGCGTGCTGGGAAGGCTTCGAGCGGATCGCGCCGCCGTGGTGCCGGTGCTGCGGCGCCCCGCTCGGTATCGAGGGGCTCTGCGGTGCGTGCCGGGGCCGGCGGCCGGGCTTCGCGTACGCGCGCGCGGCTGTGCTCTACGGCGGTCTCGTGCGCGAGGCGATCCACGCTTTCAAGTTCGGCGGACGGCGCGGGATGGCGAATCCGCTGGGCGACCTCCTCGCCGGGCTGGGTCTCTCTGCGCTGCCGGGCGCTGCGCCTGACGTCCTCGTGCCGGTCCCGCTCCATCCCCGCCGCGCGCGCGAGCGGGGCTACGACCAGGCGCTGCTCCTGGCCCGGCGCCTCGAGCGCGCCTGGAGCGTGCCGGTGGTGGCCGACGCCCTCCTGCGGGCCGTGCCGACCCAGCCCCAGACCGATCTCGACGCCGCGGCGCGCAGGCGGAATGTCCGCGACGCCTTCGCGGTGCGCCGCCCCGAGCTGATCGCCGATCGCCACGTCGTGCTTGTGGACGACGTGCTCACCACCGGCGCCACGGCGGGGGAGTGCGCCCGCAGCCTCTACCGGGCAGGGGCGGCCGCCGTCGGCGTCCTGACCGTCGCCCGGGCCCTCTAA
- a CDS encoding lipopolysaccharide assembly protein LapA domain-containing protein, whose protein sequence is MSVRIGVLLALGFGAAVAYLASLNTARVSIAVAADWAWEVPLAALVVGAFLAGAVLALLLGFVRDLGRSYRDYQRAREARRAESLGDVYHRGVDAQLSGRADAALQIYEELLTRDPGHAQAHARLGELALERGDAHGALVHHLDALRGEERPELVLAAAEDFRRTGRPGEAAALLERLLVRDHDHVAALRALRDLAVAEGRWQQALGAQERFVALGPGERRPEQAMLAGIQYELGRALLAGGQVQAAIARFRDALRSQSDFVPAIISLGDAHRAAGDSREALRVWERAVEIHPELPLLARLEQAYRVEGRPTRMIALYQAASARAPESVPLAFALGRVYFELAMLDEAADQFQKVEVREPNLPGLHAVLGAIFERRGQTAEAFEEYRRALTLSGAFDWPYRCSACGAEHGRWIDRCPSCRGWNTSRP, encoded by the coding sequence GTGTCCGTCCGCATCGGCGTCCTGCTTGCTCTCGGTTTCGGCGCCGCCGTCGCATACCTCGCCTCACTAAACACCGCGCGCGTCAGCATAGCCGTCGCCGCCGATTGGGCCTGGGAGGTCCCGCTGGCCGCGCTGGTGGTTGGCGCGTTCCTCGCCGGCGCGGTGCTGGCCTTGCTCCTCGGCTTCGTCCGCGACCTCGGACGCTCCTACCGCGACTACCAGCGCGCGCGCGAGGCCCGGCGCGCCGAATCCCTCGGGGACGTCTACCACCGCGGCGTGGACGCCCAGCTGTCCGGTCGCGCCGACGCGGCGCTCCAGATCTACGAGGAGCTCTTGACGCGGGATCCCGGCCACGCGCAGGCGCACGCGCGGCTGGGCGAGCTCGCGCTGGAGCGCGGAGACGCCCACGGGGCCCTGGTCCACCACCTGGACGCGCTCCGGGGCGAGGAGCGACCCGAGCTCGTGCTCGCGGCGGCGGAGGACTTCCGGCGGACGGGCCGCCCTGGGGAGGCCGCGGCCCTGCTCGAGCGCCTGCTGGTCCGCGACCACGACCACGTGGCCGCGCTTCGCGCCCTGCGCGATCTCGCCGTGGCCGAGGGGCGGTGGCAGCAGGCGCTCGGCGCGCAGGAGCGGTTCGTCGCCCTCGGCCCGGGCGAGCGGCGCCCGGAACAGGCGATGCTGGCCGGCATCCAGTACGAGCTCGGGCGGGCGCTTCTCGCCGGGGGCCAGGTTCAGGCCGCCATCGCCCGCTTCCGCGACGCGCTCCGCTCCCAGTCCGATTTCGTGCCCGCCATCATTTCGCTAGGAGACGCTCACAGGGCGGCGGGCGACAGCCGGGAGGCCCTCCGCGTGTGGGAGCGGGCGGTCGAGATCCATCCGGAGCTTCCGCTCCTGGCCCGCCTCGAGCAGGCGTACAGGGTCGAGGGCCGCCCGACACGGATGATCGCGCTGTACCAGGCTGCGAGCGCGCGCGCTCCGGAGAGCGTGCCGCTGGCCTTCGCCCTCGGCCGCGTCTATTTCGAGCTCGCCATGCTGGACGAGGCCGCCGACCAGTTTCAGAAGGTGGAGGTCCGGGAGCCGAACCTGCCCGGGCTCCACGCCGTCCTCGGTGCGATCTTCGAGCGCCGCGGACAGACGGCAGAGGCGTTCGAGGAATACCGGCGGGCGCTCACGCTCAGCGGCGCGTTCGACTGGCCCTACCGCTGTAGCGCGTGCGGGGCCGAGCACGGGCGCTGGATCGACCGGTGCCCGTCATGCCGCGGCTGGAACACGTCGCGCCCGTAG
- a CDS encoding TraR/DksA family transcriptional regulator gives MRKDRLAQFKKKLEEKHRQLSEGVDKTVLYAKGPEDDSTKDLGDQAAMSYNREFLFELSNGDRRVLKEVVSALQKIDGGSFGDCERCGEAISDKRLEALPFARYCIDCQRLIEEEERTAAG, from the coding sequence ATGAGGAAGGACCGCTTGGCCCAGTTCAAGAAGAAGCTGGAGGAGAAGCATCGCCAGCTCTCCGAAGGAGTGGACAAGACCGTGCTCTACGCCAAGGGTCCCGAGGACGACTCCACGAAGGACCTCGGCGACCAGGCCGCGATGTCCTACAACCGCGAGTTCCTCTTCGAGCTGAGCAACGGCGACCGCCGGGTCCTGAAAGAGGTCGTCTCCGCGCTGCAGAAGATCGACGGAGGCAGCTTCGGCGACTGCGAGCGGTGCGGGGAGGCCATCTCCGACAAGCGCCTCGAAGCGCTGCCCTTCGCCCGCTACTGCATCGACTGCCAGCGGCTCATCGAAGAAGAAGAGCGCACCGCCGCCGGGTAG
- the rsfS gene encoding ribosome silencing factor, protein MAPLSAEVTARLAARAALGKNAEDLVILDLRGLSTVADFFVVTSARSTTQADTIVEAVRMALKGAATRPRHQEGSAASGWLLLDYVDVIVHVFVGVTRHFYALERLWGDAPLLSVERGAAAGD, encoded by the coding sequence ATGGCACCCCTTTCCGCTGAAGTCACCGCGCGCCTGGCGGCCCGCGCCGCGCTGGGCAAGAACGCCGAGGACCTCGTCATCCTCGATCTCCGGGGACTGTCCACGGTCGCCGACTTCTTCGTCGTCACGAGCGCGCGCTCGACGACGCAGGCCGACACGATCGTCGAGGCCGTGCGTATGGCGCTCAAGGGCGCGGCTACGCGGCCGCGACACCAGGAGGGCAGCGCAGCGAGCGGGTGGCTGCTGCTGGACTACGTCGACGTCATCGTGCACGTCTTCGTCGGAGTGACGCGGCACTTCTACGCGCTCGAGCGCCTGTGGGGCGACGCGCCGCTCCTCTCCGTGGAGCGGGGAGCGGCCGCCGGCGATTGA
- the nadD gene encoding nicotinate-nucleotide adenylyltransferase, whose amino-acid sequence MPKVGMFGGSFNPIHFGHLLLADEICEALAFDRVLFVPAAVPPHKPAAELASAEHRYRMTELAVSLHPRFAVSDVELHRRGPSYTVDTLQALRGEGDLHLLIGSETFLDLLSWREPREVARLARLVVVPRTGADFESEAPAAQKVLHELGLSAFGSADGPVLYRAASLPISGSDLRSRARDGRSLAYRMPEPVAAYIREHRLYRPAP is encoded by the coding sequence GTGCCCAAGGTCGGCATGTTCGGCGGCTCGTTCAACCCGATCCACTTCGGACACCTGCTCCTCGCCGACGAGATCTGCGAGGCCCTGGCTTTCGACCGAGTGCTCTTCGTGCCGGCGGCCGTCCCGCCCCACAAGCCCGCGGCCGAACTGGCGTCGGCGGAGCATCGGTACCGGATGACCGAGCTGGCCGTCAGCCTACACCCGCGCTTCGCCGTCTCGGACGTCGAGCTCCACCGCCGGGGACCTTCCTACACCGTGGATACGCTCCAGGCGCTCCGGGGTGAAGGCGACCTCCATCTGCTGATCGGCTCGGAAACCTTTCTCGACCTCTTGAGCTGGCGGGAGCCGCGGGAGGTCGCCCGCCTGGCGCGTCTGGTCGTCGTGCCGCGCACGGGCGCCGACTTCGAGTCCGAGGCGCCGGCGGCCCAGAAGGTCCTCCACGAGCTTGGACTATCCGCCTTCGGTAGCGCGGACGGACCCGTGCTCTACCGCGCGGCCTCGCTGCCGATCTCGGGCTCGGACCTGCGCAGCCGCGCGCGTGACGGCAGGAGCCTCGCCTACCGGATGCCTGAGCCCGTCGCCGCCTACATCCGCGAGCACCGCCTGTACCGCCCGGCACCCTGA
- a CDS encoding glutamate-5-semialdehyde dehydrogenase, translated as MDVTAHVTAKARAAKEAARALALASTRAKNEALLQMARGLEEKTAPVLEANRADVERGRAAGLTSAFIDRLTLSEARIEEMAAGLRQIAALPDPVGETVEAWRRPNGIEISRVRVPLGVIGFIYESRPNVTADAAGLCLKSGNAVLLRGGSEALASNAAIVNVLGKAVEKAGLPADSVQVVDTADRAAVMAMLTLDRFVDLIIPRGGEEFVRLVAERATVPVLKHDKGVCHVYVDAGADLDMAAAIAVNAKAQRVSVCNSMETLLVDAAVAARFLPKVAARMREAGVEMRGDDRTRAVVPDARPATDADWDTEYLDYIVAIRVVDGLDAAIEHIRRHGSGLAEAIVTSDLRNSRRFTREVDAAAVLVNASTRLVDGSQFGMGAEMGISTSRLHARGPVGVRELTTIKFVLMGDGQVRE; from the coding sequence ATGGACGTGACGGCGCACGTGACCGCGAAGGCGCGGGCGGCGAAGGAGGCGGCCCGCGCGCTGGCCCTTGCCTCCACCCGCGCCAAGAACGAGGCGCTGCTTCAGATGGCCCGCGGGCTCGAGGAGAAGACGGCCCCCGTGCTCGAGGCCAACCGCGCTGACGTCGAACGCGGACGGGCCGCCGGGCTCACCTCGGCCTTCATCGACAGGCTGACGCTCTCCGAGGCGCGCATCGAAGAGATGGCGGCGGGTCTGCGCCAGATCGCGGCGCTGCCCGACCCCGTGGGCGAGACCGTCGAGGCCTGGCGCCGGCCCAACGGGATCGAGATCTCGCGCGTCCGCGTCCCGCTGGGCGTCATCGGCTTCATCTACGAGTCGCGCCCCAACGTCACGGCGGACGCCGCCGGCCTCTGCCTCAAGTCCGGCAACGCGGTGTTGCTGCGCGGCGGCAGCGAGGCGCTCGCGTCCAACGCCGCCATCGTCAACGTGCTCGGCAAGGCGGTGGAGAAGGCCGGCCTGCCCGCGGACTCGGTGCAGGTTGTGGACACCGCCGACCGCGCGGCGGTTATGGCCATGCTCACGCTCGACCGCTTCGTCGATCTCATCATCCCGCGCGGCGGCGAAGAGTTCGTGCGGCTGGTCGCCGAGCGCGCCACGGTGCCCGTCCTCAAGCATGACAAAGGCGTGTGCCACGTCTACGTGGACGCCGGCGCCGACCTCGACATGGCCGCGGCCATCGCGGTCAACGCCAAGGCGCAGCGCGTGAGCGTGTGCAACTCCATGGAGACCCTCCTCGTGGACGCCGCGGTGGCAGCACGCTTCCTGCCAAAGGTGGCGGCGCGGATGCGCGAGGCCGGGGTAGAGATGCGCGGGGACGACCGCACGCGGGCTGTCGTGCCCGACGCACGGCCGGCGACGGACGCCGACTGGGACACGGAGTACCTCGACTATATCGTCGCGATCCGGGTCGTCGACGGACTGGACGCCGCCATCGAGCACATCCGGCGCCACGGCTCCGGGCTGGCCGAGGCCATCGTGACGTCCGACCTCCGGAACAGCCGCCGCTTCACTCGTGAGGTGGACGCCGCCGCAGTCCTCGTCAACGCCTCGACGCGCCTCGTGGACGGCTCGCAGTTCGGCATGGGCGCCGAGATGGGCATCTCGACCTCGCGGCTGCACGCGCGCGGGCCCGTCGGCGTGCGCGAGCTGACCACGATCAAGTTCGTCTTGATGGGTGACGGCCAGGTGCGGGAGTAG
- the proB gene encoding glutamate 5-kinase has product MGARRGLTRARRLVVKVGSGLITSPGEGLDGKRITALAGDIAALVAERREVALVSSGAIAAGIARLGLTSRPRSIPEKQAAAAVGQSALMWHYEQAFKRHGIKVGQVLLTSQDISDRGRYLNARNTLLALLHFGVLPIINENDTVAVDEIKVGDNDNLAALVAHLIDADLLVLLTDVDGLYTGDPRRDPSARRIETVEAVTEEIRKLCFDEVGRVSVGGMATKLEAAQKAGASGIPMVIASGREPGTLGRLLKGEPLGTHFLPRDDRLAARKRWIAFAVPPQGRLTVDAGARKALTEKGKSLLPSGVVGVQGEFSAGEVVALAEPDGQEFARGLVNYDAAELRKIRGAKTAEIEKVLGYKGLAEVIHRDNLVVLSGPGGC; this is encoded by the coding sequence ATGGGCGCCCGCCGCGGGCTGACACGGGCGCGGCGTCTCGTGGTCAAGGTCGGCAGCGGCCTGATCACGAGCCCGGGCGAAGGGCTCGACGGCAAGCGCATCACGGCGCTGGCCGGAGACATCGCCGCGCTCGTCGCCGAGCGCCGGGAGGTCGCGCTCGTGTCGTCGGGTGCCATCGCCGCGGGCATTGCGCGGCTGGGCCTCACGTCCCGCCCGCGCTCGATCCCGGAGAAGCAGGCCGCTGCGGCCGTCGGGCAGTCGGCGCTCATGTGGCACTACGAGCAGGCCTTCAAGCGCCACGGCATCAAGGTCGGCCAGGTGCTTCTGACCTCTCAGGACATCAGCGACCGCGGCCGGTACTTGAACGCCCGCAACACGCTGCTGGCGCTGCTCCACTTCGGCGTGCTGCCCATCATCAACGAGAACGACACGGTCGCCGTGGACGAGATCAAGGTGGGCGACAACGACAACCTGGCGGCCCTCGTCGCCCACCTCATCGACGCCGACCTGCTGGTGCTGCTGACGGACGTCGACGGCCTCTACACGGGCGACCCGCGGCGCGATCCCTCGGCGCGCCGCATCGAGACGGTCGAGGCCGTGACCGAGGAGATCCGCAAGCTCTGCTTCGACGAAGTCGGCCGGGTCTCGGTCGGCGGCATGGCCACCAAGCTCGAGGCGGCGCAGAAGGCCGGCGCCTCCGGCATCCCCATGGTGATCGCAAGCGGCCGCGAGCCCGGCACGCTGGGCCGCCTGCTCAAGGGCGAACCGCTGGGGACCCACTTCCTGCCGCGCGACGACAGGCTGGCGGCGCGTAAACGCTGGATCGCGTTCGCCGTCCCGCCGCAGGGGCGGCTGACCGTTGACGCCGGGGCGCGAAAGGCGTTGACTGAGAAGGGGAAGAGCCTTCTGCCGTCGGGTGTGGTGGGCGTCCAGGGCGAGTTCAGCGCCGGCGAGGTCGTGGCGCTGGCCGAGCCCGACGGCCAGGAGTTCGCGCGGGGGCTCGTCAACTACGACGCGGCCGAGTTGAGGAAGATCCGCGGCGCGAAGACGGCCGAGATCGAGAAGGTCCTGGGGTACAAGGGGCTCGCCGAGGTCATCCATCGGGACAACCTGGTGGTGCTCTCCGGCCCGGGAGGATGCTGA
- the obgE gene encoding GTPase ObgE gives MFVDEIDVFVKGGDGGAGCVSFRREKFIPRGGPDGGDGGDGGSIFLEADPSITTLLDFHYQRHYTAERGQHGKGANKTGASGEDTVLRVPLGTVVSGRATGERLGDLTAPGERVLVARGARGGRGNARFTSSTNRAPRRADLGRPGEERWIHLELKLLADVGVVGFPNAGKSTLVSRLSAAKPKIADYPFTTLQPSLGIVRVDEHRSFVIADLPGLIEGAAEGKGLGHRFLRHTERTRVLVHLVDLDPGSGRDPVEDWRVIQGELAAYSGELAARPQIVAGSKAELPGTEERRRALESLCAAEGLSFHAISSVTGLGLDGLLRDIAKILTSHIWAPAAG, from the coding sequence ATGTTCGTCGACGAGATCGACGTCTTCGTCAAGGGCGGCGACGGGGGCGCGGGCTGCGTGAGCTTCCGGCGGGAAAAGTTCATTCCCCGCGGCGGCCCGGACGGCGGCGACGGCGGTGACGGCGGTAGCATCTTCCTCGAAGCTGATCCGTCCATCACCACGCTCCTCGATTTCCACTACCAGCGGCACTACACCGCCGAGCGCGGCCAGCACGGCAAGGGCGCCAACAAAACGGGCGCTTCCGGCGAGGACACGGTCCTGCGCGTGCCGCTCGGCACTGTGGTGTCGGGCCGCGCCACGGGCGAGCGCCTGGGAGACCTGACGGCGCCAGGCGAGCGCGTGCTCGTGGCGCGCGGCGCGCGCGGCGGGCGCGGCAATGCACGGTTCACCAGCTCCACCAATCGCGCGCCGCGCCGCGCCGACCTCGGGCGCCCCGGCGAGGAGCGCTGGATCCACCTCGAGCTCAAGCTCCTGGCCGACGTGGGCGTCGTCGGATTCCCCAACGCCGGTAAGTCCACGCTCGTCTCGCGGCTGTCGGCCGCCAAGCCGAAGATCGCGGACTACCCGTTCACCACGCTCCAGCCGAGCCTGGGGATCGTCCGGGTGGATGAGCATCGCTCCTTCGTCATCGCCGATTTGCCGGGGCTCATCGAAGGGGCCGCCGAGGGCAAGGGGCTCGGCCACCGCTTCCTGCGCCACACCGAGCGGACGCGCGTCCTCGTGCACCTGGTCGATCTCGACCCGGGCTCCGGCCGTGACCCGGTCGAGGACTGGCGCGTCATCCAGGGGGAGCTCGCCGCGTACTCCGGGGAGCTGGCGGCGCGGCCGCAGATCGTGGCGGGGAGCAAGGCCGAGCTGCCCGGCACCGAGGAGCGGCGCCGCGCGCTCGAGAGCTTGTGCGCGGCCGAGGGGCTCTCCTTCCACGCCATCTCATCGGTCACGGGCCTGGGGCTCGACGGGCTGCTGCGCGATATTGCCAAGATCCTGACGAGCCACATATGGGCGCCCGCCGCGGGCTGA
- the rpmA gene encoding 50S ribosomal protein L27, producing the protein MAHKKGVGSSRNGRDSNSQRLGVKRFGGQFVTSGSIIVRQRGTRFKAGVDVGLGTDHTLFATSDGYVRFERKGDDKYVSIAQQPA; encoded by the coding sequence ATGGCTCACAAGAAGGGCGTCGGCAGTTCCCGCAACGGGCGTGACTCGAATTCGCAGCGACTGGGCGTCAAGCGCTTCGGCGGGCAGTTCGTGACGTCGGGCAGCATCATTGTCCGCCAGCGCGGCACCCGCTTCAAGGCAGGCGTCGACGTCGGGCTCGGCACGGACCACACGCTGTTCGCCACCTCCGACGGCTACGTTCGCTTCGAGCGCAAGGGCGACGACAAGTACGTCAGCATCGCCCAGCAGCCAGCCTGA
- the rplU gene encoding 50S ribosomal protein L21, whose translation MEAVIATGGKQYRVAPGQVIKVERLDKAAGSPVEFTQVLMVSNDGRVTVEPKALAAAKVTGQVVSEKKGAKVLVVKFKRRKNYRRHRGHRQIMTAVRITKIEA comes from the coding sequence ATGGAAGCGGTCATCGCGACCGGCGGGAAGCAGTACCGGGTGGCCCCGGGCCAGGTGATCAAGGTCGAGCGCCTCGACAAGGCGGCCGGCTCGCCCGTGGAGTTCACGCAGGTGCTCATGGTCAGCAACGACGGGCGGGTGACCGTGGAGCCCAAGGCGCTTGCCGCAGCGAAAGTCACGGGCCAGGTGGTCTCCGAGAAGAAGGGCGCCAAGGTCCTCGTGGTCAAGTTCAAGCGCAGGAAGAACTACCGCCGGCACCGCGGGCACCGGCAGATCATGACCGCGGTCCGCATCACCAAGATCGAGGCATAG
- a CDS encoding glycine/sarcosine/betaine reductase selenoprotein B family protein, with amino-acid sequence MTARAKADTRWIADFRSRYAAWWPGAAPLIEQHDYASAFTSYPWPAFTETPWTPLTKPLAALRIGVVTTGGLYRTGHDLPFDGKAPDGDWSLRAIPAGTAIQTLAISHEHFPHETARADMNTIFPLDRLRELEACGEIGGLTPTHYSLMGYCTRAADIAETMAPEIASRLKAEGADAAFLVPV; translated from the coding sequence ATGACCGCCCGCGCCAAGGCGGATACGCGCTGGATCGCCGATTTCCGATCACGCTATGCCGCGTGGTGGCCCGGGGCCGCGCCGCTGATCGAGCAGCACGACTACGCGTCGGCCTTCACGAGCTATCCCTGGCCGGCCTTCACCGAGACGCCCTGGACGCCGCTGACGAAGCCGCTCGCGGCCCTGCGCATCGGCGTGGTCACCACGGGCGGCCTCTATCGCACGGGCCACGACCTGCCCTTCGACGGCAAGGCTCCGGACGGGGACTGGAGCCTCCGCGCCATCCCGGCCGGGACCGCGATCCAGACGCTCGCCATCTCGCACGAGCATTTCCCCCACGAAACCGCGCGTGCGGACATGAACACGATCTTCCCGCTGGACCGGCTGCGCGAGCTCGAAGCGTGCGGCGAGATCGGCGGACTCACGCCGACCCACTACAGCCTGATGGGCTACTGCACCCGAGCGGCCGACATCGCCGAGACCATGGCGCCCGAGATCGCCTCGCGGCTCAAGGCCGAGGGCGCGGACGCGGCTTTCCTCGTACCCGTGTGA
- a CDS encoding RNA polymerase sigma factor, whose amino-acid sequence MTEPEPRPAGAPRVDRDAALLEGLRRGDAAAPELLLDTYGDRVYRLAIRITGNEQDAEEVVQDALWTAARKIDTFKGESAFGSWVYRITANTAYQKLRRRRGRRNEVLWDDLQPAFDEHRQHAEPVADWSGKVEEPALQTELRTVLTTAINDLPADYRTAFLMHDVEGLSNPEIAETLHLSLPAVKSRVHRSRLFLRERLSRYMAAA is encoded by the coding sequence ATGACCGAGCCCGAGCCGCGGCCGGCCGGAGCCCCGCGCGTCGACCGCGACGCGGCCCTCCTGGAAGGGCTGCGCCGTGGCGATGCCGCGGCGCCAGAGCTGCTGCTCGATACCTACGGCGACCGCGTCTATCGCTTGGCCATTCGCATCACCGGCAACGAGCAGGATGCCGAGGAGGTCGTCCAGGACGCGCTCTGGACCGCAGCGCGCAAGATCGACACCTTTAAGGGCGAGTCGGCCTTCGGCAGCTGGGTGTACCGGATCACGGCCAACACGGCGTACCAGAAACTTCGCCGGCGGCGCGGCCGACGCAACGAGGTGCTGTGGGACGATCTCCAGCCCGCCTTCGACGAGCACCGCCAACACGCCGAGCCGGTCGCCGACTGGTCGGGCAAGGTCGAGGAGCCGGCGCTCCAGACAGAGCTCAGGACGGTGCTGACGACGGCGATCAACGACCTCCCGGCCGACTACCGGACGGCCTTCCTCATGCATGATGTGGAAGGGCTGTCGAACCCGGAGATCGCCGAGACGCTGCACCTGAGCCTGCCCGCGGTGAAGTCACGCGTGCACCGCTCGCGCCTTTTCCTGCGCGAGCGCCTCTCGCGCTACATGGCGGCCGCATGA
- a CDS encoding TetR family transcriptional regulator C-terminal domain-containing protein, with protein sequence MLTETKSAKGAATRDQILDAAARLIHLQGYHCTSLDDVLRESGVGKGNFYYHFKSKEELCYAIIDRLVRGFLERTLEPSFVDPDRDPVAQIHGFLDRVLDNLRQRNCVGGCPIGNLASELSDVHEGFRQRLAEIFVQWRATLARSLRQGQASGRLSADCNPDGAAHFLVASLEGAILMSKVTKDITVMEQCVDELKRHLTLYSRS encoded by the coding sequence ATGCTGACCGAGACGAAGAGCGCAAAGGGAGCGGCAACGAGGGATCAGATCCTCGACGCGGCCGCCCGCCTGATCCACCTCCAGGGGTACCACTGCACCTCGCTCGACGATGTCCTCCGCGAGAGCGGCGTGGGCAAGGGCAACTTCTACTACCACTTCAAGAGCAAGGAAGAGCTTTGCTACGCCATCATCGACCGGCTGGTGCGCGGCTTTCTCGAGCGCACCCTCGAACCGTCCTTCGTCGATCCCGATCGCGATCCCGTCGCGCAGATCCACGGCTTCCTCGACCGTGTCCTCGACAACCTGCGCCAGCGCAACTGCGTCGGAGGCTGCCCCATCGGCAATCTCGCCTCCGAACTGTCCGACGTCCACGAGGGCTTCAGGCAGCGGCTGGCCGAGATCTTCGTCCAGTGGCGCGCGACGCTGGCCCGATCGCTCCGCCAGGGCCAGGCGTCCGGGCGGCTCAGCGCCGACTGCAATCCCGACGGGGCGGCCCACTTCCTCGTGGCCAGCCTCGAGGGCGCCATCCTCATGAGCAAGGTGACCAAGGACATCACGGTGATGGAGCAATGCGTGGACGAGCTCAAGCGACACCTGACCCTGTACTCCCGGTCTTGA